A genomic stretch from Etheostoma cragini isolate CJK2018 chromosome 8, CSU_Ecrag_1.0, whole genome shotgun sequence includes:
- the LOC117949725 gene encoding E3 ubiquitin-protein ligase TRIM39-like, translated as MFAACCLLTEDQFLCSICLDVFTDPVSTPCGHNFCKTCITQHWNINVPYQCPNCKEVFTTRPELRVNTFISEMAAQFRQSAQPKFLTSSLEQVSKPADVPCDVCTGTKLMSLKSCLVCLVSYCETHLEPHLTMSGLKRHQLIDPVENLEGRMCTKHDKLLELFCKTDQMCVCMLCTISDHKAHDVVHLKEEYEEKKADLEKTEAEIQQMIQKRQLKIQEIKHSVKLSEEDADREIAEGVQVFTALKESVERSQAELIDTIKEKQRKRESQAEGFITELEHEISELKKRSTEVEKLSQSEDHLHLLQSFAFLNTAPPTKDWTEVKVHPQIKGTVVRAVNQLEETLSEQMKKLLSEAELKRVQRSAVDLTLDPDTAHPNLILSDDGKQVQHVDVQKTLPNNQERFDTGPNVLAKQGFSSGRFYYEVQVNEKTHWYLGVARESINRKGSITPSPRIGYWLICLRNENEYKACADNVICLTLKSRPEKVGVFVDYEEGLVSFYDVDAAVPIFSFTDCTFTEKLHPLFCPCNNNGGKNSAPLIIIPVNHTE; from the coding sequence ATGTTTGCTGCCTGCTGTCTGCTGACTGAAGATCAGTTCCTGTGCTCCATCTGTCTGGATGTGTTCACTGATCCAGTCAGCACACCATGTGGACACAACTTCTGTAAAACCTGCATCACTCAACACTGGAATATCAATGTCCCCTATCAGTGTCCTAATTGCAAAGAGGTTTTCACCACCAGACCTGAGCTACGGGTCAATACCTTCATCTCTGAGATGGCTGCTCAGTTCAGACAGTCAGCTCAACCAAAATTCCTCACCAGCAGTTTAGAGCAAGTGTCCAAACCAGCAGACGTTCCCTGTGACGTCTGCACTGGAACCAAACTGATGTCCCTGAAGTCCTGCCTGGTGTGTCTGGTCTCCTACTGTGAGACTCACCTGGAGCCTCATCTGACAATGTCAGGCCTGAAAAGACATCAGCTGATCGACCCTGTTGAGAACCTGGAAGGCAGGATGTGTACGAAGCACGATAAACTGCTGGAGCTGTTCTGTAAGACCGACCAGATGTGCGTCTGCATGCTCTGCACCATTTCAGACCACAAGGCACATGATGTTGTTCATTTGAAAGAAGAATATGAAGAAAAGAAGGCTGATCTGGAGAAGACAGAGGCTGAAATTCAGCAGATGATCCAGAAGAGACAACTGAAGATCCAGGAGATCAAACACTCAGTGAAGCTCAGTGAGGAAGATGCAGACCGAGAGATAGCAGAAGGTGTTCAGGTCTTCACGGCTCTGAAGGAGTCTGTTGAGAGAAGCCAGGCCGAGCTGATTGACACAatcaaagagaagcagagaaagagagagagtcaggCTGAAGGCTTCATCACAGAGCTGGAACATGAAATCTCTGAGCTGAAGAAGAGAAGCACTGAGGTAGAAAAGCTCTCACAGTCTGAagaccacctccacctcctccagaGCTTTGCCTTCCTCAACACGGCTCCACCCACAAAGGACTGGACGGAAGTCAAAGTCCATCCACAAATTAAGGGGACTGTGGTGAGAGCTGTGAATCAGCTGGAGGAAACGCTCAGTGAGCAGATGAAGAAGCTGCTCTCCGAGGCCGAGCTGAAGAGGGTCCAGCGGTCTGCGGTGGACCTGACTCTCGATCCTGATACAGCACATCCTAACCTCATCTTGTCTGATGATGGAAAACAAGTTCAACACGTTGATGTACAGAAAACTCTCCCAAACAATCAAGAGAGATTTGATACCGGTCCAAATGTTTTGGCAAAGCAGGGCTTCTCTTCTGGAAGATTTTACTACGAGGTTCAGGTTAACGAGAAGACTCACTGGTATTTAGGAGTGGCCAGAGAGTCAATCAACAGGAAAGGAAGCATCACACCAAGCCCTCGGATTGGCTACTGGTTAATATGTTTGAGGAATGAAAATGAGTACAAAGCTTGTGCTGACAATGTAATCTGTCTCACTCTGAAGTCTCGTCCTGAGAAGGTGGGAGTCTTTGTGGATTATGAGGAGGGTCTGGTCTCCTTCTATGACGTTGATGCTGCAGTTCCCATCTTCTCCTTTACTGACTGCACCTTCACTGAGAAACTCCACCCACTCTTTTGTCCTTGTAATAACAATGGTGGTAAAAACTCTGCCCCTCTGATCATCATTCCTGTCAATCATACTGAGTAG